The sequence below is a genomic window from Desulfomonilia bacterium.
GTTGTTGCTTCCACCCGAAACCTCCTTTGCTTCATGGGCTTCGCCCCGGCGGACGGCCCGTCCGCACCGCAATCTCAGGGCGTTAACTCGTGAATGAATGAAGGCTTCGGTGGCCCGGAATATCAAGGCGAATCGAAGTAAACGCCTCAGATTCTTCAACTTGCGCTACATGCTCTGCCCCACTGCCGGAATCTGGGGCGATTCGGCGTCCGTTTCGATGGCGCATGTAACCCCGGGCCAGGATCGCGGCGATCTCCGATATCACCTCTTCAAGTGAGGTGGGGACGTGTTCGTTGTCCGGCATCCGGTCCTCCTTTTGCGGGAGGCCGAGGAAGGGTTCCGTCATGGATGCCGCGGGACTGGATAGGCCGGTCATCGAGAATGCCGTTGGAGCCCGTTCGACACCGCCTGAAGGCGATGTCGCCGGCACCCACAACGGTCTCCGATCTCACGGCTGTTTCCGCTGTCTGGTAATCCGCTTGCACCGGACCCACTGGTCCGGCTTTCGGCAGATACCTACCGGAGGGGAGTTCGAAATGTCGAAGAGGGTGCAAGGATGCAACGGGGCTGTTAAACAAGGCGGGTCAAAAAACGGAGAACGGGAGAATTCGGAAAGGACATTTTCAGTGAGCGCCCGTAACCCCCAGGGTTGCACCCGACCCCCGGACTGCGGGCTTCGAAACGGAGAATCAGGGTAAATGTGCGGGTGAACGTAACTCGGCGTGAAGACGCCGGAAAAGACAAAACCCCGAGGGGGCGAACCCACGGGGTTTTGTGCTAACAAATGACCGTCGAAATCGACGGATTGAATTTTGGCTCCCCAGGTAGGACTCGAACCTACAACCCTGCGGTTAACAGCCGCATGCTCTGCCATTGAGCTACTGAGGAACGTCGGATATATCTATGCATTCTACTTGATGTTGTCAAGACCAATTGTTTTTGTCTCTTCAAGCAGTTTATCCTGTTCCAGCAGAGGGGAAATAGCCCTTCTTATTCTTAAAACTTCATTTCGCAAATAATTGATCTGTGAGGCAAGAAACCCGAAAGAGAGTATCTGCATACCGCCCAGTATGAATATGGCCATGAACATCAGGAGAGGCCTTCCCGGGGTTAATGTATGATTCAGATAAAGGGCTAGGATATATACGCCGATGCCCAATCCTATAAGGGTCAACATGATTCCTATGATTCCAAAAAGCAGAACAGGCCTTTCGAATGCCGTGAAGATAAGGTGCGTGGCCGCTGTCGATCTGAATTTGAACTTTGAAGATCCTTTTTTCCTTGCTTTCAGAACAGCCGGAATCTCTTTTATCCTGAAACCCATTGCGATAGCCTTGGAAAGGATTTCAAGGTGTATTTCCTTGTCGTCGGATTCAAGGTCGAGGCTTTCTATTACTTCCCTTCTGTAGCATCTCACTATACAGGTAACGGTGTGTATGTCCTCTGAGATGGAAAGCCTGAGAATTCTGTTTCCGAGCTTGCTTATGAAAAGCCTGTCTCTGGGCACGCCAACGGTTGAGCCTCCCGGCATGTAGGCGCTTGCCAGAACAATATCGGTTTCTTGATCATTTTGAAGGGTGCGCACCATTTCAAGTATATATTCAGGCTCATAGGAAAGGTCGGCATCGATGGATGCGATCAGTTCACCCCTTGACGCTTTGAAACCATACCTTAATGCCTTGCCCCTTCCTCCATTTTTCTCGTATGAGACTACTCTTACCCTTGGATTTTTATCTGCAATCTCGTGAAGTTTTTCAAGGGTTGAGTCGGTACTGCCGTCATTTACAGGCAGAATTTCAAAGGATTTACCGAGACCAGCCAATGTGGTTTCTACCCTGTCAATGGTTGACCAGACATTTGCTTCTTCATTGAACATCGGTATTATGACGCTTAAATAAGGTTTATCTGTAAGTTGTTTCATGAAATTTGATTTAATATAAACAATGAAAAATTGCCACAAAAGAAAACCCGCCGGAAAGCGGGTTTTCTTTTATTTTTAGTCCCTGTACAACCCTGTTCTCTGAACCATACCCATTTTTTTAAAAATCAATCAATAGCGCAGTAACAACCTACCTCTTTTTAAGCCCCCTTTGCCTATAAAAAGACCTGCACAGAGACTGATTATTTATAAAACAATAGCAGCATAATATCAATAGCTTATATTGATAAATTCAAATCTGTCATCTCACTACAAAGTGAATGCTATGTGTTTCAGCCATATTATTAATAAGGGCGAGGCTGTATTGTCCTTTAGCAGGTTTCCATAACATGTAACTGCCTTTTCCTATTATCCGGCCGTTCAGTTTCCATTTATATATTGATTCCGGTTCAGCCTTGAAAAGTACCTTCTGGAATTCTTCGGGGATATCAGGGTCGATTGCCAGCACTGCGCCGTCGGTGGGGTAAGCGATGGCGGGTTTGGCATGTTTGTTTGCTGCTGATATAGTTCCAAGAGGTTCTGTTCCCTCGATGAAGACCTCTTTTCTATCAGGTTCCACATGTCTGCCATATGATATGTCTTTTTCCATGACCCCGTCCGGCCTGATGTTATCGGCCCGGTTATCCGTAGAATGTAGATAGTTCATCACATCCAGCCAGATAGGGGCGGCACCGCTCATGCCCGAGACATTCCACATGGGTTCGCCTGAAAAATTGCCTACCCAGACACCCACCGTATATTTTTTCGTAAAACCTATGCACCAGTTATCCCGCATATCTTTGCTGGTACCTGTCTTCACGGCGCTGAAAAACCTTGTGGCCAGAACGTTTTCCATCGCAAAGGTGGGGCTTCTGGCCTGCCTGTCAGAAAGGATGTCAGTGATGATGTAAGATGCCTTCTCATCCATTATCCTTCTGCCTGCAGCTGAGGGTTCCCCTGGGGTTAATTTAAGGGGCAGGTAAATACCTGCATTTGCTATGGCCATATAAGCGGCTGTAAGGTCGAAAAGCGTCACGTCGGCTGAACCCAGTGCAATCGAATAGCCGTAATATTCCGGATCGTCGTTAAGGGTTGAAAAACCTGATAGCTTGAGCCTCTCAAGAAAATCTTCTTTTCCTGCAAGTTCGAGCACCCTGACCGCCGGGATATTGAGCGATGAAGCGAGGGCCGTCCTTGCAGATACATCTCCCATGTACCTGCTGGAATAGTTTTCAGGGATATACATCCCGGCCTCGGTTGGTATGTCATAAGGCGTGTCGTTTAGCAGTGACGCCGCTGTAATTATTCTTTTTTCTATGGCGAGTCCGTATAGGAAAGGTTTCAACGTGGAGCCTGCCTGCCTTTTTGCCTTTATCCCGTCGACATACACGGCGGATGAATTGATACCGCTGTTTCCGACATAAGCCAGGATTTCGCCTGTTTTATTATCGGCAACGATTACGGCGCCGTCCCGGACATTTCTGCCCAAGAGCTCGTTTAATCTGTTCTGTAGCGAGGAGAGCGCAAATTCCTGGATGTTTTTGTTCAGGCTGCATCTTGTAGAGGTGATGCCATTTTTCAGGACCTGTCTTGCGACATGCGGGGCCAGGGCGATTTCCGCTCTGATATAATAGGGCCTGGAAACGGCCTGAAAGGCGAATTCCCTGATCTCTTCCTCATGAACTGAGATGCCGGATAACTTTATTATCCTCCATGCCCTGTCGGCGATAGTGCCGGGGCCTGATCTGTTTCCCGGCAGCATGGCACAAAGAACAGCCGCCTCCTTCATATTAATTCCTGAAGGGTCTTTCTGGAAGATCCCTTCCGATGCGGCTCGAATTCCCTTGAGCTCTCCACGAAAGCCTGCAAGATTGAGATATGCCTCCAGTATCTGATCCTTGGTCCATGACCTTTCAAGACCGACGGCAGCCCTCATCTGTCTTAATTTCTGGGGAAGGCCTCTCCTGAAGCTTTTTTTACCCTTTTCAGGGAGTATAAATGATGCAACCTGCATCGATATTGTACTCGCCCCCCTTGATCCCCCTTTCAAGGCTGAACCTGCAACGGCAAGCCAGTCTATTCCCGAGTGCGAATAAAATCTTCTGTCTTCCGCCAGAATGACAGTGTTTTTCATTGCCTCTGAAATTGATTCCAGTTTGACCCAGTCAAGCTTCCTGACTTTTTCATCTCTCCTGATCTCGTGAATGAGAATGCCGTTCCTGTCATACAACCTTGCCTCTGAAGTGGTGTAGCCGGACCTCACCTTTTCAAAGGCAGGCATGAGAGGCTTTCCTGCAAGGAAGATAATAAAAAGGGCTGCTGCGGCAGCGATTGCTGCGGTTCCGGCTTTCAGGAAATTTTTCACTTATTTATCTCCATGATGCCGCCCGGTATTTCACCATAGATATCGGGTGAATAAAGGGCCTCGACCCTGGCTGGCGGAATGTTGAACACGCCTCCACAGTTAAGCCGTATAGTGTATTCGGTGGAGAAATTTCCTCTGGGAACGTACTCGAAATATTTTTTGATGGAATCAGCTGACCTTTCGGTGAATGCCTCGAATACAAAACCGGCGGCCTTTTCCGAACCGGTCAGGAATGAAGCTCCGAGATCGGGCTGAATAATCGATGCACCCGCAGGCACCGGGTCGTTTACGACCACCCACGTCATGTCGGTTGTCGCTTCAATTTCAAGCCTTATCCTCAGGACATCCCCGATTGAGTATCTGTCTTTATATTTCTGTTCGACAGGGGTTATAGTTTTTTTCAGGCTGTAACCAGCATATACCGGTGACTTAGGTGAAACAGCGGCCTGAAGCAGTACTGACGCCCATGGCGAGCCTGTTCCCTCATGCGTGAGTATGAGTCTGGATATATTTTCCGGCAATGAAAAAACAAGATTGTCACCGTCGGGCTTTGTCTTCCAGTCAACAGAAAACTCCTTACCGTTCAGTGTTACTTTGGTAACACCGGCGGGTAAGGCTTTTTCGTATTTTCCGGAAAACGCATTAAAGGCCAGGGTGCCCCATGCATTTGCAGTCGTGGTATCCCATCTGCCGTTTTTCATGCGGGCTGAAAGCCCTGCCGCAAGTCTGGGTATGTCATTGTTCCAGGCCTTGTCATTCAAGACGGCAAGGATAAGGCGGGAGGCGTTTACGTCGCCTGTCACCATAAGCCACCAGAGATTGTCCATGGAATCTTCCGGCACATTCATCTGTGTTCCGCTCAGTACCAGTCTTGCCCTGAGGACTCTATTGGCTTCAGCGAGGCGTTTGTCCTTTTCCTGCAAGGTCATCCTGTTCAGTATGTTTATCCAGCTGATGATGGTCGAAGTGGGCCAGAAGACCGGATCTGTCCTTATCGTACTGATGAGCTGCGGATCGATGTTTTCATACCTGCTTATCGCGTCGATTGCTGCGATCTTTCTTATGGTGAGGTCGGACGTCAGAAGAGGGCCTTTTTTTGATATCCTTCCTTCGGTGAACGCTTTAAGGCCTGTAATGAGCTGTTCTTTCAGATATCCGGGTATGGCATAACCCCCCTCATGTGAAACGTTCAGGAAATATGAAGTAAGGACATCGCTTCCTTCGCACGAGCCGCACGGGAAATATTTCAGGAGAAAATCCCTGTCCATATATGAAGGCAGTTTTTTCAATATCTCATCCCAGGCTGCTTTATCCCCGAGTGAAACAGCCTTTGATACATTCTGCTCGAGACATGAGTAGGGGTACCGGGACATGTACTCTCTAACGCCTGAAAGCCCTGCCGTGATCGAAGGTTTTAAATCGATTTTCACATGGCTTTTGCCTGTGAGGGCACCCTCAGGCATTTTAATGTCGATGTCCGCTGAAGGGGCAAGTCTTGCAAGCACCGCCTGAACAGTTCTTACAGGGACTGTAGGCAGCACTTTCTGTGTGATTTTCATCCTGTCTGAGGCAGGTCCCCCTTTTTCTGCTGCCGAAACAGTGTATTCAATTCCGGATGAACCGAAGGGCACTTTTATGTCCCATGCGGCCTCAGCAGATTGGCCCGGCTGAATATTCTTAAGTGTTATCTCCTTATATTTACCGTCGTTCTTCGCACCGGTTGACAGATTTACCCGGATATCCATTTTTCTCTGAGTTGCATTTCTGGCGGTAAAGACCGCCCGTAAACTGTCTCCTTCACGGGCTATCAGTGGAAGGCCTGAAATGAGCATCAGGTCCTGGCTTGTCCTGACGCTTGCGCTGCCTGTGCCGAAAAGACCGGCGCCGCCCACGGCGATTGCCGCTATCCTGAATGCAGTCAGTGAATCGTTCAGGGGTATTCTGATCGATGCTTCACCGGAATCGTCAAGTTTCAGTGTCCCTTTCCACAAGAGCAATGTGTCGAAGAGATCGCGCGTAAGCTGTCTTCCACCCCCTCCGCCGTGGGGAAGCGCTTTAAGGCCGAAATGCCGTCTTCCCACGACCATTGACTGCGCCGTTGACGTTTCCACCCCGTAGCCCCTTGTCTTCATCATGGAGGAGAGAATATCCCAGCTGTCATTCGGCATGAGTTCAAGGAGTCCTTCATCGACGGCTGCTATTGACACCTCTCCGCCTTTTGCAGGGGAGAGGCTGGATGCATTCCTGACTTTGATCTTTACATCCATTACATCCCTTATCTTATATACGGTCTTGTCTGGTATCACATCGACTGTAAGCTCATGTGCCTTCCATCCAACGAGTATCCCGGATATTCCAAGCTTGTATGAGGGCTTACCGGGATCGAACATCGAAGTAGGTTTCGTACCGGGTATCCTGCCGCGAACAGCAAGAACGGAGACGAAGACATTCGGCGCATACTCGTCTTTTACCGGCAGTTCCACAAGAGGGCTTTTGCCGGAGATGTCAATTACGCGGGCGTCGATTATGCCTTCGCGCTCCATGGTTACAAGCGCCGTGGCCTCCCTGAAAGGCATCCTGACCTGAAAACGGGCAGTATCGCCCGGTTCATAAGCGGTTTTCTCCGGGATAACGTCGATCCTGTCGTCGTTAGACTGTTCGAACCACCAGTCATCTTTTCCGGCAAGCCACATGCTGGTGCTTGTCGATGCCGTGTTGCCGTTCTTATCCGTTGAATGGGCATAAAGGATTATATTTCCGGATACTGCCGATTTCCCGGTGCAGTTCATCATGCCCCTGCTGTCGGTCGAGCCATCATAAAGTCGTCCCATATATTTTATCTCACGGACGTTCTTATAGGCATAATATCCGCCGGCCATGCGCACCCTGTGCGTGTTGTATGTTTCCTGGTAGTAATCGACCGCAATCTTCTGGTCTGCGACAGGCCTTTCATTAAGGTCAAGTGCAACTATATTATATTTGAATCTCTCCTGGTTCTGGTTCCAGTAGTCCTGGCTTATGCCCAGAAGCAAAGAGGAAGGATATACGGCGGTGTTGTTTGATGTGGTCTGAACCTCACCGTTGGGATCACGGTATTCAAGTTCGGTGTGAAGGGTTTTGTATGATGATGAAACCGGCAATCCTTTCAATTCCGCCCTGGCACAGCCGTTCTTATCCAGAGTAATATCAAGCGTCTTGAGGAATCCATTTGCCGGTGCTTCCTGAGACGGCTCATCCCATGAGAAAACGCCGTAGCCGAAATCGGTATCGTCTTCGGTTATGCCAGTTTTTATCTGACCCGCATTGAAGGTGAATGATTCATATCCTTTCGGATAAATGACCCGGTCCCTCATCTCAGAACGCAGCTTCACGCTTCTGCCGGCTGCAGGACCGCCCGAGAGATATGAAAGGGTGATGTCCAGGTCTAAATCAACAGGCTTTACCTGAAGCTCTTTCGGCCCCTGGATGGTCGCCTTCATCAGGGGGATCTTGAAAGAGCCAATTTTAAACATGCCTGAAGTAATTGTGCTCTCATATGAAGCTTCTTCGTTTGAACCGGGAATTGCCTTGCCTTTCTTGCCCAGGACTATCTCATATGAGCCCAGTTTTGCGGCTTCGGGAATTTTCCAGTCTGTTTCCCCTGAACCTGCATCGTTTAAGACAAGGGGAAGCTTGTACTGCTGGTATGAACCGGTGTGAGTAATGGCAATCTCATCCGGGAAATCCTTTTTTGAGGCTATCTTGAAGCCGTTTACGGATCTCTGCCTGATGTAATGCTTCATGTGGACTGTTTCACCCGGTTTGAACAGAGCCCTGTCAAGTACAGTATGTGCAGACAACAAACTGCCGTCACCGTAGTCTGTTTGTGAAAGCTGGAAACGCCAGGGTTCAATCCCTTCGTTCCAGGACGAATGTGTGAATGAAACGTCGCTTTCCTTACGGGCGAAAACGAATATGCCGCCGCATATTTCTGTGAGCGCATGGCTCGACTCCCGGTAGTTGATATCGCACTTGCAGTCAGGAAGGGATGAGGGTTCAGGTAGCCTGCTGTTTATCATCAGAATGCCTTTTCTATCGGTTGTTCCCTGCCAGAGAAGGTCTCCGTTGCAGTTCCTGAGGGTAATCTGCGCATCTTTAACGGGCTTGGCGGTGTCGAGCGATGTAACCCATACGAGAGAATTTTCAAGGCCTTTTTTGAAATGCACGCCCATGTTTGTGACAAGTGCGGCAGCAGGGACAAAGGCGGCGGAGGATTTTATGTTCAGCCTTGTTCCAAGCATTCGGCTTTCGACTTCGATGATGTTCAGGCCACCTGTCCGGACAGGGATTCCGACTACCCTGAAATCTGTCTTCCGACCTTTGAAGTCGATTCTCATGTCTTGTGCTGTGGAATTCTTCCTGAAGACAGAAACTTCTCGTTTGGCCTGTGCAACACTCTTGAGCCAGTCTATCATCAGCTTGTCATTGTCTATTGGAACGGACAGACTCCTTATTTTAAGCCCTGCCACGGTTTTTTTTGATTGAGAAATGTCTGATATTGTCGAGGTCTCGATATTTCTTACAGTTAGGGGAAGCATGGCATCTGATTTTTCCAGTATACCGAAACGGCTTGAGAATTTGGCCAACGCCGGCATGCCGCCTGTCTTGACCCGCATCGGGAATTTAGAAGAGTTGGCGAGTCTGCGGCCATCGAGGTCTCTTATGATTTTAGGAACATCGATAAGGTATTCGGAATTCTCTTCAAAAGGACCGTTAAATCTCAACAATCCAGCCTGTTTTTCAGGCCGGTAGATTCGGCCGTTCTTTCCTTTAAGTAGAATTTTATCTTTATATATGTCGGGAAAATCCGCTGTGAATTCGAGTTCCATGGGGCTTAAAGGTATGCAAGGCGCATCCGGCCTTTCTCTGGAACATATAAACTTTGCCCGGAACTGTTCCCTGGTCTTATAGTTCATTACCATCTCACTTGGAGTTGCAACTCCCGATAAGGATTTGATGCCCTTGCCCCATATAAGACTTACATCAGCCATATCAGGGAATGTCTGTTTTGCCTGAAAGACTATGGCGTTCTCATCTGGTCCGTTATATCTGGCAGATTTCAGCAGCACCTTCCTGTCCTGGCCCTTAATTATATTGATGCCGATTTTCTCCCGGAGGCCTTTTACGGCGAACCATGTTTTCGAAATAACGCTTGCCTCATCGGGAACTGCATCAAGCTGGATTATGAAAATCTGCCTGTTCTCGATTCCGCTGTTGCCGGATTCGGGAAGCACCTTTATGATCGAAGGCCCGCCGGTCGAGAATGTAAATCTTTTTTTGCCAGTGAGTGTTTTACCGGACAGCGATTTAAGGCCTTCCCTGAGAACAAAACCGCAACTGCATCCTCCGGGGAGGTTTGTTCCGAAGTCATACACCCATGTTGTACTGTCGACCCATCTCCCCTTGCCCGGCGGCTGGCAATAAATATCAAAGGGGACAAGATCAGCCGGGTTTCCCAATGCGACCATTGGTTCGGAGAAGGTCACACTGACCTGACGCAGGTCTTTCAGTGTACCCTCGGGGTTGAATGTCTTGACGGATGGAGTCTCGGATGCACCCAGAGTAAAGACTAGAAACATTACGCAAAACGCCGTCAACAAATTGTCCAGTCGAGGGTGATAATGATTTTTTTTCATATATGCCTCCGGGGCAGCAAGTGGATTATTTGCTCATTTCAGGATGCCGGTCGGTATTTTAACTCATAAAATAGTTCGTACTGTCAGGATACCAATTTTGTAGGTATCATAGAACGATATTATCGGATATTTCGTATTATTTTTTTATAAAAAAAGTTATTGACATCCAACTCTATTAGTAATAATTATCATTAAATGAATAAAAATTCACAAAGAATAACCAAACAAAAACTCATGATAGTGGATGAATTAAGAAAAGTAAAAACTCATCCTACAGCTCAGGACGTATATGCAATGGTTCGCAGGCTGCTGCCGAATATCAGTCTTGGCACGGTCTACAGAAATCTTGAGATGCTTTCTGATAAAGGGGATATACAAAGGCTTGCCTTTCATTCAGGCAAGAGGCGTTATGACGGCAACCCGAATAATCATCCGCATATATGCTGCAAGGTATGCGGAAAGGTGGACGATCTTCCGGAAAATATGGATATAAATGAAAAGATCATTCATTCCATTACAGAAGTCTGCGGGTATGAAATTACTGATTACAGCATAGAGCTTTTCGGAATATGTGCTGATTGTAGAAAAGAAAAAATAAATTCAAAATAAAAGGAGTGTTTTATGGCAAACTTAAAGGGAACGAAAACGGAAAAAAATCTTCTCGGTTCTTTTGCCGGGGAATCACAGGCCAGAAACCGCTATACATATTTTGCAAGTCAGGCCAGGAAAGAGGGTTATGTTCAGATAGCTGATATCTTTGAAGAGACGGCGAATCAGGAAAAAGAACACGCAAAAAGGTTCTTTAAATTCCTCGAAGGCGGTGATGTCGAGATAACTGCAGCATTTCCGGCAGGTGTCGTTGGGACCACACTCGAAAACCTGAAGGCGGCAGCGGCAGGCGAATATCACGAGTGGAGCGACATGTATCCGGGATTTGCGAAAATTGCCCGAGAAGAGGGTTTCGAAGCCATAGCCAAAGTCTGGGAAGCGGTTTCAATTGCCGAGAAGCAGCATGAAAAACGCTATAAGGATCTGGCTGCAAACATAGAAGCAGGAAAGGTTTTCAAGAAAGACGGCAAGATTGTATGGCGATGCAGAAACTGCGGATACCTCCACGAAGGTACCGAGGCTCCTGCATCATGCCCTGCATGCGCCCATCCGCAGGCATATTTCGAGGTGCTCGGAGAAAACTGGTAAGACAAATAAATCAGGACTGCCGGAAGGCAGTCCTGAAAAGAGGTTCGCATGAAGAAAGGAATCTTTCTTACTGCTTTGTTCTTGTTTGTATCGGCAGGTTTGTTGAACGCGGATGTACTGAAATATTCAAAAGAAATCGGAAGCATTAAACTGAATGTTCCGGAAGATAAGATTTTAAGAAATTATCTGGGAATAAAGCAGAAAGAAGGTCAGTTTAGCATTCCTGAAATCAGGCAGGGAATATTGATTGTCGAAATATTCAACATGTACTGCCCTCATTGCCAGCACTATGCACCGAAGGTCAATGAACTTTATACAAGGATAAATGCAAGAGCTGATACAAAAGGCCGTGTGATGATGCTTGGCATAGGTGTGGGTAATTCTCCGTTCGAAGTGAATATTTTCAGGAAGAAGTATGATGTAGCCTTTCCATTGTTCGATGACAAAGCGTACAGTGTAGCAAACAAACTGGAAGGAGTTCTGACTCCTCATTTCTTTGGCATGATCCTTGATGGAAAAGGCGGCTACAGGGTTTTTTATTCACAGAACGGCGGGTTTGAAAATGCCGACGAGTTTTTAAACAGCCTGCTCAAGCTTACTTCCGGTATAAAATAGGAGGCGTTCATGAAGCGGTTTTTTCCGATGATTTTTCTTGTCCTGTTTTTGTCTGTTCCGGCTTTTTCGGCGTCTGAAGCCTTTAAAGATAATATCTATAATCCGGGAAGCCTTAAGCCGGTCGACAGCCAGACAACCCTTAAGACTGGAGATGCCGCCCCGGATTTCGATTTACCTGCGGTTTCCGGGGGACATATAAAACTTTCCGATTTCAGAGGGAAGAAGAATGTGGTCATATCTTTTGTGCCTGCTGCATGGACACCCGTATGTTCTGACCAGTGGCCGGGATATAATATCGTCAAGGAACTCTTTGATGCAAATGATACAATTCTCATAGGCATCAGCGTTGACAGTATTCCCACCCTTTATGCCTGGACAAAACAGATGGGGTCGCTCTGGTTCCCGGTCCTTTCCGACTTCTGGCCACACGGAGCTGTTGCCCGGAGTTACGGAGTTTTGAGAACGAACGGGACCTCCGAGAGGGCCATATTCATTATCGATAAAAAAGGTTTCATAAGATACATCGATGTGCACGATATCAATACCCGGCCGGAGCTCGAAAATATTATCGGTGCTCTTGAAAAGCTGTCCCGATAATCTGCGAGAAAATATCTGCCCGGAGATTCTCTTTCTTTTGGCCGGGATTCTAGTCAGCTGAAGGTTATGAAACGATCTTTCGTGGCATTACAGATCGGACATACATCTGGAAGAACGCCGTCAGAAACATATCCGCAAACCTCGCAAACATAATATTGGGTTTCGCGATCTTCCATCACATGGTCCATAGCCTCTTTATATAGTTTTGCGTGGATTTCCTCCACGTCGCGGGACTGGCTGAAATAGAGTGATGAGGCCCTGTCTCCTGACTCTTCGGCCTTCTTTATGAAATCATCATAGGCCACTTCGGCCACTCTGCTTTCGCTTTCGAAGCTTTGTTTGAGGTTTTCTTCCGTGCTTCCCACCTCTTTCAGCAGTCTTAAAGCGCGTTTACCGTGAATTTCTTCGGATAATGATATAACCCTGAAGAGTTTGGCCAGCTGTGGATAACCCTCGGCATCAGCTTTTTCGGCAAAAACCTTGAGCCTGAGGGACGCCTTTGATTCGCCGGTATATGCATCATGAATCGCCTTTTTTATAACATCATCCATAAACAGCCTCCTGATGTAATTTTTCCCTGCATTTGTCAGGGATGCGTCCGTTCCATATCCCCGGACGCGTCAGGGCAAAATCGTATTTCACCGGATCATCAGGATTCATCTCTCTGAAAAATCCGGTGATTTCAAGTGCGGTTTTGATATCCGCCGATTTTCTATTTGTTATGCCCAGGTTTGAACATACTCTGAATATATGAGTATCAATGGGCATGACAAGAAGTCTGGGGCTGATGCTTTTCCAGCAGCCCGGATCCACGTTATCTTTCCTGATCATCCATTTAAGAAAGAGATTGAGTCTCTTGCATGCGCTTTTTGCCGAAGGCCTAGGTAGCAGGCTCTTGAATTCATAGTCCCCGGACAATCTTTCAACCATTTTTTCAAGAGCGGGAAGTATAGTTGTATCATCTGATTTAATGTTTGAAGCAATGCATGCCTCAATTGAACCATGACTTGAAATAACATTTCTTATGCCTTCAATAAGAAAGGCCGTCTCTCTGCCATTTGTAAACCTGTGCTTGAAGGAAGAAAAGGTCTCCTGCAATGTTTTGCCGTTCGATCTTTCTATGAAAAGCCTCGGACTTTTTCCCATTGTATCGAGCACGGTCCCCGCGCTTTTAAGGATCTGAGCAACCCTGCCGTATGCAAGGCA
It includes:
- a CDS encoding MG2 domain-containing protein, whose translation is MKKNHYHPRLDNLLTAFCVMFLVFTLGASETPSVKTFNPEGTLKDLRQVSVTFSEPMVALGNPADLVPFDIYCQPPGKGRWVDSTTWVYDFGTNLPGGCSCGFVLREGLKSLSGKTLTGKKRFTFSTGGPSIIKVLPESGNSGIENRQIFIIQLDAVPDEASVISKTWFAVKGLREKIGINIIKGQDRKVLLKSARYNGPDENAIVFQAKQTFPDMADVSLIWGKGIKSLSGVATPSEMVMNYKTREQFRAKFICSRERPDAPCIPLSPMELEFTADFPDIYKDKILLKGKNGRIYRPEKQAGLLRFNGPFEENSEYLIDVPKIIRDLDGRRLANSSKFPMRVKTGGMPALAKFSSRFGILEKSDAMLPLTVRNIETSTISDISQSKKTVAGLKIRSLSVPIDNDKLMIDWLKSVAQAKREVSVFRKNSTAQDMRIDFKGRKTDFRVVGIPVRTGGLNIIEVESRMLGTRLNIKSSAAFVPAAALVTNMGVHFKKGLENSLVWVTSLDTAKPVKDAQITLRNCNGDLLWQGTTDRKGILMINSRLPEPSSLPDCKCDINYRESSHALTEICGGIFVFARKESDVSFTHSSWNEGIEPWRFQLSQTDYGDGSLLSAHTVLDRALFKPGETVHMKHYIRQRSVNGFKIASKKDFPDEIAITHTGSYQQYKLPLVLNDAGSGETDWKIPEAAKLGSYEIVLGKKGKAIPGSNEEASYESTITSGMFKIGSFKIPLMKATIQGPKELQVKPVDLDLDITLSYLSGGPAAGRSVKLRSEMRDRVIYPKGYESFTFNAGQIKTGITEDDTDFGYGVFSWDEPSQEAPANGFLKTLDITLDKNGCARAELKGLPVSSSYKTLHTELEYRDPNGEVQTTSNNTAVYPSSLLLGISQDYWNQNQERFKYNIVALDLNERPVADQKIAVDYYQETYNTHRVRMAGGYYAYKNVREIKYMGRLYDGSTDSRGMMNCTGKSAVSGNIILYAHSTDKNGNTASTSTSMWLAGKDDWWFEQSNDDRIDVIPEKTAYEPGDTARFQVRMPFREATALVTMEREGIIDARVIDISGKSPLVELPVKDEYAPNVFVSVLAVRGRIPGTKPTSMFDPGKPSYKLGISGILVGWKAHELTVDVIPDKTVYKIRDVMDVKIKVRNASSLSPAKGGEVSIAAVDEGLLELMPNDSWDILSSMMKTRGYGVETSTAQSMVVGRRHFGLKALPHGGGGGRQLTRDLFDTLLLWKGTLKLDDSGEASIRIPLNDSLTAFRIAAIAVGGAGLFGTGSASVRTSQDLMLISGLPLIAREGDSLRAVFTARNATQRKMDIRVNLSTGAKNDGKYKEITLKNIQPGQSAEAAWDIKVPFGSSGIEYTVSAAEKGGPASDRMKITQKVLPTVPVRTVQAVLARLAPSADIDIKMPEGALTGKSHVKIDLKPSITAGLSGVREYMSRYPYSCLEQNVSKAVSLGDKAAWDEILKKLPSYMDRDFLLKYFPCGSCEGSDVLTSYFLNVSHEGGYAIPGYLKEQLITGLKAFTEGRISKKGPLLTSDLTIRKIAAIDAISRYENIDPQLISTIRTDPVFWPTSTIISWINILNRMTLQEKDKRLAEANRVLRARLVLSGTQMNVPEDSMDNLWWLMVTGDVNASRLILAVLNDKAWNNDIPRLAAGLSARMKNGRWDTTTANAWGTLAFNAFSGKYEKALPAGVTKVTLNGKEFSVDWKTKPDGDNLVFSLPENISRLILTHEGTGSPWASVLLQAAVSPKSPVYAGYSLKKTITPVEQKYKDRYSIGDVLRIRLEIEATTDMTWVVVNDPVPAGASIIQPDLGASFLTGSEKAAGFVFEAFTERSADSIKKYFEYVPRGNFSTEYTIRLNCGGVFNIPPARVEALYSPDIYGEIPGGIMEINK
- a CDS encoding transcriptional repressor: MNKNSQRITKQKLMIVDELRKVKTHPTAQDVYAMVRRLLPNISLGTVYRNLEMLSDKGDIQRLAFHSGKRRYDGNPNNHPHICCKVCGKVDDLPENMDINEKIIHSITEVCGYEITDYSIELFGICADCRKEKINSK
- a CDS encoding rubrerythrin family protein, with the translated sequence MANLKGTKTEKNLLGSFAGESQARNRYTYFASQARKEGYVQIADIFEETANQEKEHAKRFFKFLEGGDVEITAAFPAGVVGTTLENLKAAAAGEYHEWSDMYPGFAKIAREEGFEAIAKVWEAVSIAEKQHEKRYKDLAANIEAGKVFKKDGKIVWRCRNCGYLHEGTEAPASCPACAHPQAYFEVLGENW